The following proteins come from a genomic window of Sorex araneus isolate mSorAra2 chromosome 1, mSorAra2.pri, whole genome shotgun sequence:
- the RINT1 gene encoding RAD50-interacting protein 1 isoform X2 produces MTESKMQLEEQVLTISSEIPKRIQSALKNAEESKQSLDQFLEQETHLLSSINSHLQTAQPWMDDLGAMINQIEEIERHLAYLKWISQIEELSDNIQQYLMTNNVPEAASTLVSMAELDINLQESSCTHLLGFMRSTVKFWHKILKDKLTSDFEEILAQLHWPFIATPQSQTVGLNRPAVAPEIYSNLETLFIQLLKLQTSDELLTEPKQLPGKYSLPPSPPVILPIQIMLTPLQKRFRYHFRGNRQTNVISKPEWYLAQVLMWIGNHTQFLDEKIQPVLDKAGSSVNARLEFSRGLMMLVLEKLAADIPCLLYDDNLFCHLVDEVLLFERELHSVHGYPDTFANCMHILSEESCFQRWLTVERKFALQKMDSMLSSEAAWISQYKDITDVDEMKVPDCAETFMTLLLVITDRYKNLPTASRKLQFLELQKDLVDDFRIRLTQVMKEETRASLGFRYCAILNAVNYIATVLADWADNIFFLQLQQAALEVFAENNTLSKLQLGQLASMESSVFDDMISLLERLKHDMLTRQVDHVFREVKEAAKLYKKERWLSLPSQSEQAVMSLSSSACPLLLTLRDRLLQLEQQLCFSLFKIFWQMLVEKLDLYIYQEIILANHFNEGGAAQLHFDMTRNLFPLFSHYCKRPENYFKHVKEACIVLTLNIGSALLLRDVLQSPSEQPSAEAALNEVGIYKLAQKDVEILLNLKTNWPNTGK; encoded by the exons GTACTTACAATTTCGTCAGAAATCCCTAAAAGAATTCAAAGTGCCTTAAAAAATGCAGAAGAATCAAAGCAATCCCTTGATCAATTTCTGGAGCAAGAAACTCATCTGCTCAGTTCCATTAACAGCCATCTGCAGACCGCACAGCCCTGGATGGATGATCTTGGGGCCATGATTAATCAAATTGAAGAGATTGAACGGCATCTCGCTTACCTTAAATGGATTTCGCAAATTGAAGAGCTAAG TGATAACATTCAGCAGTACCTAATGACCAACAATGTCCCAGAGGCAGCCTCTACTCTGGTCTCCATGGCAGAACTGGACATTAACCTTCAGGAGTCATCTTGTACTCATCTTCTTGGTTTCATGAGGTCCACGGTTAAATTCTGGCATAAAATTCTCAAGGATAAACTCACAAG TGATTTTGAGGAGATTTTAGCACAGCTTCATTGGCCATTCATTGCAACCCCTCAGTCTCAAACTGTTGGCTTAAATCGACCAGCTGTTGCCCCGGAGATATACAGTAACCTGGAGACATTGTTTATTCAGCTTCTGAAACTACAAACCTC AGATGAATTACTTACTGAGCCAAAACAACTGCCAGGAAAATATTctcttcccccatcccctcctGTCATTCTGCCCATCCAAATCATGCTGACCCCGCTGCAGAAAAGGTTCAGGTATCACTTCCGCGGAAACCGACAGACCAATGTCATAAGCAAG CCTGAATGGTACTTGGCGCAAGTGCTTATGTGGATTGGGAATCACACTCAATTTCTGGATGAGAAGATTCAGCCAGTACTAGACAAAGCAGGCTCTTCAGTCAATGCAAGG cttgaatTTTCTCGAGGCCTCATGATGTTGGTGCTTGAGAAGTTAGCAGCTGATATTCCCTGTCTGCTCTATGATGATAATCTCTTCTGCCATTTAGTGGATGAGGTGCTTCTGTTTGAGAGGGAGCTACATAGTGTGCACGGCTATCCTGACACTTTTGCTAACTGTATGCATATTCTCTCAGAGGAGTCCTGCTTTCAGAGATGGCTGACGGTGGAAAGAAAAT TTGCTCTTCAAAAAATGGACTCAATGCTTTCATCAGAAGCTGCCTGGATTTCACAATACAAGGATATTACTGATGTGGATGAGATGAAAGTTCCAGATTGTGCAGAAACTTTTATGACACTACTCTTGGTTATAACCG ACAGGTATAAAAATCTTCCCACAGCTTCCCGAAAGCTGCAGTTCCTGGAGTTACAGAAGGACTTAGTGGATGATTTTAGAATCCGATTAACTCAGGTGATGAAAGAAGAGACTAGAGCTTCCCTGGGCTTTCGATACTGTGCGATTCTTAATGCTGTGAATTATATCGCCACAGTCCTAGCAGATTGGGCTGACAATATT TTCTTTCTGCAGCTTCAACAGGCGGCATTGGAGGTCTTTGCAGAGAACAACACCCTGAGTAAGCTGCAGCTGGGGCAGCTGGCCTCGATGGAGAGCTCTGTCTTTGATGACATGATTAGCCTGTTAGAGCGTTTGAAGCATGACATGCTCACTCGTCAGGTGGACCACGTTTTTAGAGAAGTTAAAGAGGCCGCCAAGCTCTACAAAAAAGAAAG GTGGCTGTCCCTGCCCTCTCAGTCCGAGCAGGCCGTCATGTCCCTGTCCAGTTCAGCATGTCCCTTATTGCTCACGTTACGAGACCGTTTGCTTCAGCTGGAACAGCAGCTGTGcttttccttatttaaaattttctggcAAATGCTTGTAGAGAAGCTGGATTTGTACATCTACCAAGAA ATCATTCTTGCTAATCACTTCAATGAAGGAGGAGCTGCTCAGTTGCACTTTGATATGACTCGGaatcttttccctttgttttcccaCTACTGCAAGAGACcagaaaactattttaaaca TGTGAAAGAGGCCTGCATCGTCCTGACCTTGAACATCGGCTCTGCCCTCCTCCTGAGAGACGTCCTACAGTCGCCTTCCGAGCAGCCTTCCGCTGAGGCAGCACTGAATGAAGTTGGAATTTACAAACTGGCACAAAAAGATGTTGAGATCCTACTTAATTTGAAGACAAACTGGCCTAATACTGGGAAATAA